The Alosa sapidissima isolate fAloSap1 chromosome 6, fAloSap1.pri, whole genome shotgun sequence genome window below encodes:
- the LOC121712173 gene encoding N-acetyllactosaminide beta-1,3-N-acetylglucosaminyltransferase 4-like: MDCFTRSPFRIKMKMTRVQSCWSRALVCVVAFLFSCVMFKRYHYVVVPLDSKSSPFHQTHTHPLLSNIFNSGTPSPPVSPPCSGNDSTEVIPSHLPQSYQEFLRYRHCRTFPILLTPSPCEDDLYLLLAVKSTAMHVDRRAAVRNTWGHAGKIQGRRVKLVFLMGRSHDLVQGHDLQPLLQRESHRYGDILQWDFVDKFLNLTRKEVGFLSWFSRMCNSTQFVLKGDDDVFINTENLVEFLTDHKPVNHLFVGYIHDPELPIRDRNSKYFVPVEMYPAGKLYPPFPSGGGYLMSQQTMLRLDVAAQKVKLFPLDDVFLGLCLQKMGVSLTHHRGFLTFGFRNKIKHPCVYREIMLLHKMNPVEMQLMWLLMQDSPPCGN, translated from the coding sequence CATAAAGATGAAGATGACAAGAGTTCAGTCCTGCTGGAGTAGGGCCTTGGTCTGTGTTGTGGCCTTCCTCTTCAGCTGTGTGATGTTCAAGAGGTACCACTATGTGGTCGTCCCACTGGACTCCAAATCATCACCTttccaccagacacacacacaccctctgttgTCCAACATATTTAACAGTGGCACTCCCTCACCACCAGTGTCCCCCCCATGCTCTGGCAATGACAGCACAGAGGTCATTCCATCACACCTGCCCCAGTCATACCAGGAATTCTTACGCTACAGACATTGCCGGACATTCCCAATCCTATTGACCCCTTCACCTTGTGAGGATGACCTCTATCTACTGTTGGCCGTGAAGTCCACAGCTATGCATGTCGACCGCCGTGCTGCAGTGCGGAACACCTGGGGTCACGCAGGTAAAATCCAGGGTCGACGAGTTAAGCTGGTCTTCCTGATGGGCCGCTCACATGACCTGGTGCAGGGTCACGACCTTCAGCCACTGCTGCAGAGGGAGAGCCATCGCTATGGGGACATCTTGCAGTGGGACTTTGTGGACAAATTCTTGAACCTGACCAGGAAGGAAGTAGGATTCCTCAGTTGGTTCTCGCGTATGTGCAACAGCACGCAATTTGTGTTAAAGGGTGACGATGACGTGTTTATAAACACAGAGAATCTGGTTGAGTTCCTGACAGACCACAAACCTGTGAATCACCTGTTTGTAGGATACATCCATGACCCTGAGTTGCCCATCAGAGACAGAAACTCAAAGTATTTTGTCCCTGTTGAGATGTACCCAGCCGGTAAGCTCTATCCACCCTTTCCGAGTGGCGGTGGATATCTGATGTCACAGCAGACTATGTTGAGACTGGATGTGGCGGCCCAGAAGGTGAAGCTGTTCCCACTCGATGATGTCTTTTTGGGATTGTGCTTGCAGAAAATGGGTGTGAGCCTCACACACCATAGAGGTTTTCTGACATTTGgcttcagaaataaaataaagcacCCCTGTGTATATCGTGAAATCATGCTGCTGCACAAGATGAACCCAGTAGAGATGCAGCTCATGTGGTTGTTGATGCAAGACAGTCCACCATGTGGAAATTGA